CCAGGTCACCATCCTTGAGTACATAGAACTGTACTTCAAACGTCTTCCCTTGAACCTCACAGCTCTCTCTCACTTTACCAACAGCTTTTTGTCGATGTCCATTGGCAAGCATGAAAGTCTGTGTACTGGGAGGCAAACATTTAGCTTGAGGTTTCAACATCTTCCATACCTTTTCTTGTATCAAGGAGTAAGTGCTCCCGGTGTCAATCACTGCATTGATGAAGTTATGGTTAATGGTAATGGACGTTTGAAGTGAACTGATATTATCTGTTCGGTCTACCATCATAAGGTGAGTTTTCAGGTCTGGTTTTTCAGAGGTTACTCTTTTCTTCTGATTTTCACCACTTACTTGTGTCCAGTACCTCTTGCTCTCTACCCAATCTTTCTCCACTTGTGTCCCCAAACGAACAACATCATCCACAGTTTTAGCTGTTCCTCTGAGAAGTGACGCTAAACGTGGGTTGCAGTTCCTAAGAATGGCCTTCACTATCTCACCTTCAGTCATCTCAGGTTTGCTTCGGAGGCAAATGGCTCGATAATTAAAAGCAAAGTCTCTGACACTTTCATTCGGACCTTGTTTGCGACTTGCCAGTTTCTGAGCAATGACTTCTTGGCCGTCTTCATTTAAGAAGGAGAATAAAAACTTCTGCTTGAAAGTTCTCCAGTCAGTAATGTTAGCTCTCTCTGCTCTCCACCAGTCATTTCCTGTTCCTTTTAAAACAACTGAGAGTGAAGCCAAGAGTTCTTCACTA
This is a stretch of genomic DNA from Labeo rohita strain BAU-BD-2019 unplaced genomic scaffold, IGBB_LRoh.1.0 scaffold_1901, whole genome shotgun sequence. It encodes these proteins:
- the LOC127159076 gene encoding activity-regulated cytoskeleton-associated protein-like produces the protein MEGDEIAPDQDFSSKAFTQRREPVHEIIDTFNELYIDSDDEKEVTVTEDLPPPPPLDFNEHSHHMYGVDGNQSRLTSIEEHLANLEHQVSELVNETQVKLMLKSLEDKVFYKLQRETDRLKEWTQSKMDDMGKTVIDCLKRRDKQIEERMRAFQPTVSTPVSDELPRKSVNYQTPVRQVTNSHQSQSTALSQLSVTQYNPPVKLEFPTFDNSDPEDAVTFIERVEEYLDLRPLTSEELLASLSVVLKGTGNDWWRAERANITDWRTFKQKFLFSFLNEDGQEVIAQKLASRKQGPNESVRDFAFNYRAICLRSKPEMTEGEIVKAILRNCNPRLASLLRGTAKTVDDVVRLGTQVEKDWVESKRYWTQVSGENQKKRVTSEKPDLKTHLMMVDRTDNISSLQTSITINHNFINAVIDTGSTYSLIQEKVWKMLKPQAKCLPPSTQTFMLANGHRQKAVGKVRESCEVQGKTFEVQFYVLKD